The genomic window CTTTGCCGTTATCAACTTCATAGCCCTTAATATACGGTCTTTGATCTTTTAAGACTTTTTCAATCTTTTTTAGGTTTTGGTCGCTTGCATCGTTCATGTACATATCAACCATTTTTCCATGATTTTCTTGACCAATATATTTTTTAAGTTCATCAGCGTTAGCATATATAGCCGCCGCAGCAAAAGAATCTCTTATGCTGTTTTTCATATAAATTTTGTAATTACCGTAATTTTGGCTCCACATAGCTGACCAATTGAAAACAATGTTTTGACCGTTTTCATCCAAAACCCACAGACCTTCAGTTGAATCTATGTCCAACTCTACGCCATTAGCTTGTTGCCAAAATTCAAAAGCCTCATCGCCTTCAAGTATGTCTATATCCTCTTCTTTTAATAAATCTTTATTATATAAAATTCCCAAGGTTCCCCACATATAAGGCAAGAAATAGTCTAATTTGTCTGAATATAACTCTTGCAATGTAGGATCAAGTCTTGTTTTCCCGTTTTCGCTATACTCTAAAGAAGCATAAAAATTGGGAATATTGCTGTAATCAATAGACTGCACCAATCCTTTTTCATACATCCTTTCCGCCATATATTCTGAAGGTATTACCAAATCATAGTCCATTTTTGAACGGGCGATTTTGGTGTACATGCTTTCATTGGTTTCAAATGTATAATATTCGAGCGTGATTTTTTCGCCATATGTTTGGAAGTAATAATCTTCAAAGCCTGCTAAGACATCTTCATCAATATAGTCCTGCCAGTTATATACTTTTAAGACATTGCTTCTGCCTGTACATCCCATAAGCATAAAACTTGACAAAGCAAGCATGATCGCTAATATAACAGCTAATTTTTTCATTTTATTCTACTGCCTCCCTGTCAGAATGTCTTTGCTTTTTGTTGGAATAGATGTTGATCGCGATCAATACAGTCAAAACCACCACGAAAATTATAGTAGACAAAGCTCTCAAT from Clostridia bacterium includes these protein-coding regions:
- a CDS encoding extracellular solute-binding protein gives rise to the protein MKKLAVILAIMLALSSFMLMGCTGRSNVLKVYNWQDYIDEDVLAGFEDYYFQTYGEKITLEYYTFETNESMYTKIARSKMDYDLVIPSEYMAERMYEKGLVQSIDYSNIPNFYASLEYSENGKTRLDPTLQELYSDKLDYFLPYMWGTLGILYNKDLLKEEDIDILEGDEAFEFWQQANGVELDIDSTEGLWVLDENGQNIVFNWSAMWSQNYGNYKIYMKNSIRDSFAAAAIYANADELKKYIGQENHGKMVDMYMNDASDQNLKKIEKVLKDQRPYIKGYEVDNGKDEMVQGNIALLLAWSGDAVWCMTENESLGYYVPREGANIWADGFVIPKYAKNKLAAERFINYLFMQNIDDPWGEESDYGDHGFILMDTIGYTSSLIDVQERYYQTFLEDYLYDEDGLMANALNILDALFPSESQKARCAVMKDFGDRQEDVLKMWSRVLVS